TTAGCAGTTTTAGAGGGGTTTACTCGTAGTATAACGCCCAAAGGGCGTTAAAAAGAAGAAAACCCACACTTCTCTGCCCATCCATCAAGAGAATCTTTTTGAAAAAGCTTCCCGCGCGACGTTGGAGCTCTGCTTCAACGTGAGGGGCAATAACCTCATTGAGTTTCATCTGAGGACTGGTCGTTCCTAGTAACCTTAAGGCTCCCGAAACCCTTATTAGCCCAACTTCTTTTTTCACTTTCGGTGATACATGTGGGATGGAACGGGCTCTACTCATCCGCTTTTGAAAGGGTTAGGAGTTCCATTGGTGGTGTTGGAACCGTTCTCCTGGCTTACAATACCAACATCGACGCGATAAAGTACCTCGACCGGGAAGACCTTGAGGCGAGGATCGAAAGGGCCGGGGTGAAAGAGGTTCTCCCCTATTCGGAAGAGCTCCCGAAGAGGATAGAGAGCATTCAGCAGCTTTTGGGTTCAATCCTCTGGAGCATCAGGAGGGGCAAAGCTGCCGAACTTTTTGTTGAGAGCTGTTCAACGCGCTTCTACATGAAACGCTGGGGCTGGGACGAGCTGAGGATGGGGGGTCAGGTTGGTATAATGGCCAACCTCTTGGGCGGCGTCTACGGTGTCCCGGTCATAGCTCACGTCCCCCAGCTCTCGAAGCTCCAGGCTGGGCTCTTCAAGGACGGGCCGATTTACGTGCCCAAAGCAGAGAGTGGGAAGATCAACCTAGTTCACCCAAGGGACTTCGAGGCTGACGAAGAGAACTGCATCCACTACATCTACGAGTTCCCGCGCGGGTTCAGGGTTTTCGAGTTCGAAGCCCCCAGGGAGAACCGCTTCATAGGCTCTGCCGACGACTACAACCCCAATGTGGTGGTAAGACAGGAGTTTGAGGAACACTTCGAGGAGATAGCCGAAAAGGCCGAGCTGGCGATAATAAGCGGGCTCCAGGCCTTGACAGAGGAGAACTACCGTGGGCCGTTTGAGACGATAAGGGCACATCTTGAAGTCCTTGAGGAAAGGGGCATTCCAGCCCACCTTGAGTTCGCGTTCACTCCAGAC
This region of Thermococcus stetteri genomic DNA includes:
- a CDS encoding ADP-specific glucokinase, which gives rise to MGWNGLYSSAFERVRSSIGGVGTVLLAYNTNIDAIKYLDREDLEARIERAGVKEVLPYSEELPKRIESIQQLLGSILWSIRRGKAAELFVESCSTRFYMKRWGWDELRMGGQVGIMANLLGGVYGVPVIAHVPQLSKLQAGLFKDGPIYVPKAESGKINLVHPRDFEADEENCIHYIYEFPRGFRVFEFEAPRENRFIGSADDYNPNVVVRQEFEEHFEEIAEKAELAIISGLQALTEENYRGPFETIRAHLEVLEERGIPAHLEFAFTPDETVRKEILGLLGKFWSVGLNEVELASIIEVMGEKAIAERLLAHDPVDPVAVTEAMIKLAEKTGVRRIHFHTYGYYLALTNYRGEFVRDALLFAALAAAAKAKLGDVGSIDDIVKAMDVPVNEKARGIEEALAKEYGMEGGIAEISGYQLSFVPTKIVAKPRSTVGIGDTISSSAFVGEFALR